A window of Anaerolineales bacterium genomic DNA:
CCGGGTCGGGCGAATCGGCAGTGAACAGGTACCGGGAGATCAGGCTCTCATCGATGTCTTCGGGTGCGTGCCCGGCGGCCACGATCTGCTGAATTGCCCAGACCAGCTCGTCCCGGCCGCCATAGTTCCAGGCAATGTTCAGCACCAGGCGCTGGTTCTGGCGCGTCATATCAATCGCGTAGCGGACCTTCTGCTGCAAGTGCGGCTCGAGCCGCTCGAGGCGCCCGATATGGCGAAGCTGCACTCCATTGCGATGCAGCTCATCCAGCTCCCGGTCGATCACGTCCTCCAGGATGTTCAACAACCCGCGCACCTCCTCCGGCGGACGGGCCCAGTTCTCCGTCGAGAAGGCATAGATGGTCAGGTAGCGGATGCCGAACTCGGTGCAGGCCTGGATGACCCGCCGCAAGTTGTCGACCCCGGCCCGATGCCCGGCCAGGCGCGGCAGGCCGCGTTTGCGGGCCCAACGCCCGTTGCCATCCATGATGATGGCGATGTGGGCCGGAATGGTGCTGGGGAGCTTGACGCTGGGATTCTTGCTCTTGGCCATGGGCGGCGGTTGGTCAGACCTCGAGGATCTCAGCTTCCTTGCGCTGGCCGACAGCGGTCACGGTCTCGATGTGATGGTCGGTAAGCTTCTGCAGACGGTCTTCCCCCCGCTCGAGGTCGTCCTCGGAGATCAGTTTCTCGCGTTCGAACTCTCGCATATCGTTGTGCACATCCCTGCGCACGTTGCGGACTGCCACTTTCGCTTCCTCCACCCTGGCGCGTACGACGCGCACCAACTCGTGCCGTCTCTCCTCTGTCAAGGCAGGGATGTTCAGGCGGATCATCTTGCCGTCATTGTTGGGCGTCAACCCGAGGTCCGAGGCCTGGATG
This region includes:
- a CDS encoding isoprenyl transferase encodes the protein MAKSKNPSVKLPSTIPAHIAIIMDGNGRWARKRGLPRLAGHRAGVDNLRRVIQACTEFGIRYLTIYAFSTENWARPPEEVRGLLNILEDVIDRELDELHRNGVQLRHIGRLERLEPHLQQKVRYAIDMTRQNQRLVLNIAWNYGGRDELVWAIQQIVAAGHAPEDIDESLISRYLFTADSPDPDLIIRTSGEMRVSNFLIWQGAYAELYVTPTLWPDFGREQLLAALQAFDQRERRFGRVRAPARGS
- the frr gene encoding ribosome recycling factor, which encodes MIEDALAEAESRMAGATRSLEEDLSGIRTGRASPALVERLLVEYYETPTPLMQLATISAPEPRLLTIRPFDPASLKDIERAIQASDLGLTPNNDGKMIRLNIPALTEERRHELVRVVRARVEEAKVAVRNVRRDVHNDMREFEREKLISEDDLERGEDRLQKLTDHHIETVTAVGQRKEAEILEV